A stretch of the Papaver somniferum cultivar HN1 chromosome 6, ASM357369v1, whole genome shotgun sequence genome encodes the following:
- the LOC113285448 gene encoding berberine bridge enzyme-like 8 yields MRTSFLLLVSTLLSFFLLFSKSSANLSSTHGVFLKCISIHSDISIPIYTPKNANYSSVLQSTMAMLRFNTSSTPKPFLILTPLKESHVQTAVICSRKHGIQMKIRSGGHDFEGLSYVSDVPFIIVDLSNLRDVHVDVKGKIAWVQSGATTGEVYYEISKKSNTLAFPAAICTTVGFGGFISGGGYGAMLRKYGTAGDNVIDARIVDVHGRILDRKSMGEGLFWAIRGGGGGSFGIVLSWKLKLVLVPPTVTVFRVDKTLAEGALSLVHKWQDIAHRLPQELIIFPSLRVVNATTTTGEKTITASFRSLFLGDAKKLKIVMDATFPELSHSKNFIEMSWIQSVLFLDGLPFNSSIDILGRLPQAKSNFKAKSDYVRQPILQTGLELIFKRLLSDEQNMMVFMPYDGRMSEISESKTPFAHRNGTLFKILYIASPTGRQGATTDDYTHRLRRMYQFMTPYVSKSPREAYVNYRDLDLGQTSKNGTASYSQAKVWGNKYFKGNFDRLVYVKTKVDPDNFFRTEQSIPSIMH; encoded by the coding sequence ATGAGAACATCTTTCTTACTATTAGTTTcaacattgttatctttctttctcTTATTCTCGAAATCGTCTGCAAATTTAAGCTCAACGCATGGGGTTTTCCTAAAATGCATTTCCATTCATTCTGATATTTCTATCCCAATCTACACCCCAAAAAATGCAAACTATTCATCTGTCCTGCAATCCACTATGGCAATGCTAAGATTCAATACATCCTCCACTCCCAAACCTTTTCTTATATTGACACCTTTGAAAGAATCTCATGTTCAAACTGCCGTAATTTGTTCTAGAAAGCATGGAATTCAAATGAAAATTCGAAGTGGAGGCCATGACTTTGAAGGACTTTCATATGTATCAGATGTTCCATTCATTATTGTCGATTTATCAAATCTTCGAGACGTACATGTGGATGTAAAGGGTAAAATAGCTTGGGTTCAATCTGGTGCAACCACAGGTGAAGTCTATTATGAAATTTCCAAGAAAAGCAACACTCTCGCCTTCCCTGCTGCCATTTGCACAACTGTGGGTTTCGGTGGTTTTATTAGTGGAGGTGGGTACGGGGCCATGCTAAGGAAATACGGAACTGCAGGTGATAATGTTATTGACGCTCGAATTGTGGATGTTCATGGTCGAATACTCGACAGAAAATCAATGGGAGAAGGCTTGTTTTGGGCCATccgtggaggtggtggaggtagCTTTGGAATTGTCCTTTCATGGAAGCTCAAATTAGTATTGGTTCCACCTACTGTAACAGTTTTTAGAGTAGACAAAACCTTGGCAGAAGGTGCATTATCTCTTGTTCATAAGTGGCAAGATATTGCACACAGGCTCCCTCAAGAACTTATCATATTTCCCTCATTACGTGTAGTGAATGCTACTACTACAACCGGTGAAAAAACAATCACAGCATCATTTAGGTCCCTATTTCTTGGGGATGCTAAGAAGCTTAAAATTGTGATGGACGCAACATTTCCTGAGTTGAGTCACAGTAAAAATTTCATCGAAATGAGTTGGATTCAGTCGGTACTTTTCTTGGATGGACTTCCTTTTAACAGTTCAATTGATATTCTAGGGAGGTTGCCACAAGCTAAGTCAAACTTTAAGGCAAAATCTGACTATGTGAGACAACCCATTTTGCAAACTGGTCTAGAATTGATATTCAAAAGACTGCTAAGTGATGAGCAAAATATGATGGTTTTTATGCCTTATGATGGAAGAATGAGTGAGATTTCAGAATCCAAAACTCCTTTCGCCCATAGAAATGGAACCTTATTTAAGATTCTTTACATTGCTTCCCCGACCGGAAGACAGGGGGCGACAACTGACGATTATACTCATCGCCTAAGAAGAATGTATCAATTCATGACTCCTTATGTTTCCAAGTCCCCAAGAGAAGCATATGTCAATTATAGAGATCTTGATTTGGGTCAAACGAGTAAAAATGGCACTGCAAGTTACTCACAAGCTAAGGTTTGGGGCAACAAATACTTCAAGGGTAACTTTGACAGATTAGTATATGTGAAGACCAAAGTTGATCCAGACAATTTCTTCAGAACCGAACAAAGTATCCCAAGTATTATGCACTAA